One segment of Daphnia magna isolate NIES linkage group LG2, ASM2063170v1.1, whole genome shotgun sequence DNA contains the following:
- the LOC116916027 gene encoding A disintegrin and metalloproteinase with thrombospondin motifs 16 isoform X2 — MICFYKTSIVLFIAVLVIQQKMVQSAEKFPVQAFLVRGETKIPWRWGTHQTISNSYQHRRKRNSEHPTSQESIRISLDALPNAVWNLNLRRKSHPVTPNTIVEWVAENGERTLTRGIDTENCWYTGAVENETDSVVSLGICQGLSGFIRTNNQTMLLEPVQGNPGHPNLTHVIYPWTLANNSGQIVLQNDQDFGIGRRHKRSLISNQVDYDEEGNEVIDTIRFEEMEEYSQSVDEEIDEENELSNSIDDDVVISDVYSEIEDYDVHLSPVVTEAKSLEEAEESPLSNRTTLEPENTIDIDGFSVDKLWEGESQAVKRKKPVAKSTLGEDSAKFLELALAVDHTVIKFHGKQRVQQYVLTLLNIVSAIYEDTSLEANLRLVVSRLIFYEDRKQGQVREGNSKRSLENVNAWNAGLLRNAASEWPHDIAVWLTRYDLGGPSGYAPVAGVCDPDRSCSLNRDEGLTSAFIIAHEVGHVLGFSHDGDVSAGNDCHDEALQGSVMAPMVAATFSRFHWSRCTHWEYHFKQHNWKCLKNQPSVNTNATIVQSAIQYSYSLDEQCRMEFGEGYFLCRSFALSDPCTHLWCGHKSSPQLCKTKKGPPLEGTPCGQDKWCIKGFCEAIGKRKKVVGPVVKNPRDGNWSVWSDWNTCSRTCGVGVRFRTRKCNNPTPANGGKNCQGKSEDSELCNTNPCSEWTDFRGEQCATIPLLFSTNESLFSMTWLPWEVNNQSALCRLTCVARETGDIFESPENVVDGTACSYERSNGICIQGQCQIMGCDRRLGSPAVENECGVCQGKPGDCTVASRHYSGAPRLPHRRVVVIPRGARNIRIKEEPNSSNRLAIKARNSQSWILNGTFPITEDVATFYVIAAGTRFTYNSVFGLETMRARGPLLSDLTLMIVPGPVREHANVTVTWSMPPKSHRKKNPGPDVSNRQNQHFWELAGWSLCSRSCGGGTQTQVWYCRDRQTGHVVRRKHCNNLSEPEILTRLCNTFSCDFRWVTGPWEGCSQMCGTDGVQMRMIYCVRTAMVTSSQSNNTAAAISKPELEKNVLIDEHLSELSGPVNEARRLPEVTDDDISSTSDSLLHPTVDAWKATIKDNKKKLAIENEILHWNPNAITDPALCKDKPPSETQPCSRIPCNGTWIEKNWTKCSTTCGIGRQEMQFICMSSKSKSKKEMGGISAFHEEAAFVEQAIDYEEDFHEGAAYGFNKRQAEGKGNNKWKNFLCGPRPTLVRSCVNQECPLALPPNDQDTEKCKDLSRHCNLPVLQRYCALTSFQTSCCHSCSNYLSK; from the exons atgatttgctTCTATAAAACTAGTATAGTGCTGTTTATTGCGGTGTTAGTTATTCAGCAG AAAATGGTACAGTCGGCTGAAAAATTTCCTGTTCAAGCCTTTTTAGTGCGAGGTGAAACAAAGATTCCTTGGCGATGGGGCACGCATCAGACAATATCCAATAGCTATCAACATCGACGTAAAAGAAATTCGGAACATCCGACTAGTCAGGAATCCATACGGATATCTCTTGATGCATTGCCCAACGCTGTTTGGAATCTGAATTTACGACGTAAGAGCCACCCCGTTACGCCCAACACGATTGTCGAATGGGTGGCGGAAAACGGAGAACGCACCCTCACGCGTGGTATCGATACCGAAAATTGCTG GTATACGGGTGCAGTAGAGAATGAAACCGATTCCGTCGTCTCGTTGGGTATCTGCCAAGGACTATCAGGATTTATACGCACCAATAACCAAACTATGCTGCTGGAACCCGTTCAGGGCAATCCAGGCCATCCGAATCTAACTCATGTCATTTACCCATGGACGCTTGCCAATAATTCAGGCCAAATTGTGTTGCAAAACGATCAGGATTTTGGTATCGGTCGTAGACACAAACGAAGTCTCATTTCAAATCAAGTCGACTACGACGAAGAAGGCAATGAAGTCATCGATACCATCCGTTtcgaagaaatggaagaataCAGTCAGAGTGTCGATGAAGAAAtcgacgaagaaaatgaactGAGCAATTCGATTGACGATGATGTTGTGATCTCTGACGTGTATTCGGAAATCGAGGATTATGACGTTCACCTGTCACCAGTGGTGACGGAAGCAAAATCACTGGAAGAGGCCGAAGAAAGCCCTTTAAGTAATCGTACGACTTTGGAACCTGAAAACACAATCGATATTGATGGGTTTTCGGTCGACAAGTTGTGGGAag GTGAATCACAAGCTGTCAAACGGAAAAAACCAGTAGCAAAATCAACTTTGGGTGAGGATTCGGCCAAGTTTCTGGAATTAGCATTGGCTGTCGATCACACGGTCATAAAATTTCATGGCAAACAAAGAGTTCAGCAATATGTTTTGACACTTTTGAATATC GTCAGCGCAATTTATGAAGATACTTCACTAGAAGCAAATCTGCGTCTTGTTGTATCGCGGTTAATCTTTTATGAAGACAGGAAACAAGGCCAG GTTCGAGAGGGAAATTCCAAACGATCATTAGAGAACGTGAACGCTTGGAATGCTGGGCTTCTGAGAAACGCTGCTTCTGAATGGCCTCACGATATAGCTGTCTGGCTTACCCGTTATGATTTGGGTGGACCTTCAGGCTATGCTCCTGTTGCAGGAGTTTGTGATCCAGATCGTAGCTGCTCTCTCAA tCGAGACGAAGGTCTCACGTCGGCCTTCATTATTGCTCACGAAGTGGGACACGT ATTAGGCTTTTCTCATGACGGAGACGTATCAGCTGGGAATGATTGTCACGATGAAGCACTTCAAGGCTCCGTTATGGCACCTATGGTTGCAGCGACTTTCAGTCGTTTTCATTGGTCACGTTGCACTCATTGGGAATACCACTTTAAACAACA CAATTGGAAGTGTTTGAAAAATCAACCCAGCGTAAATACCAACGCAACGATTGTCCAATCTGCCATCCAGTACAGTTACAGTTTAGACGAACAATGTCGTATGGAATTTGGTGAAGG GTATTTTCTGTGCCGATCTTTTGCTTTGAGCGATCCGTGCACTCATCTTTGGTGTGGTCACAAGTCGAGCCCTCAGTTGTGCAAAACTAAGAAAGGACCACCACTTGAGGGCACTCCTTGTGGACAGGATAAG TGGTGCATTAAAGGCTTTTGCGAGGCGATCGGCAAGcgaaaaaaagttgttggTCCTGTCGTTAAAAATCCCCGAGACGGCAATTGGAGCGTATGGTCCGATTGGAACACTTGCTCACGAACCTGCGGTGTGGGCGTCCGTTTCCGCACACGTAAATGCAATAATCCCAC ACCTGCGAATGGAGGCAAAAATTGTCAAGGAAAGAGCGAAGATTCGGAACTGTGCAACACAAATCCGTGCTCCGAATGGACAGATTTCAGAGGCGAGCAATGTGCTACAATTCcattattattttctacaaACGAGTCTCTTTTTTCTATGACTTGGCTTCCATGGGAAGTAAACAATC AATCCGCTCTTTGTCGTTTGACGTGCGTTGCACGGGAAACGGGAGATATTTTCGAATCTCCGGAGAATGTCGTTGATGGTACGGCTTGCTCTTATGAACGATCTAACGGCATTTGTATACAG ggCCAATGTCAAATAATGGGCTGCGATAGACGGCTTGGCTCTCCAGCCGTGGAAAATGAGTGTGGCGTGTGTCAAGGCAAACCGGGCGATTGTACAGTAGCCAGTAGACATTACAGTGGGGCTCCACGTCTTC CTCATCGAAGGGTAGTGGTGATTCCGCGAGGAGCGAGAAATATCCGCATCAAAGAAGAGCCCAATAGTTCTAATAGACTAGCCATTAAAGCCCGTAACTCACAGAGCTGGATCTTGAATggaaccttcccaatcacggaAGATGTTGCTACATTTTACGTAATCGCCGCAGGTACTCGTTTTACATACAATTCAGTCTTTGGATTGGAAACGATGCGAGCGAGAGGACCACTTCTATCAGACCTCACGCTTATG ATCGTTCCGGGACCTGTACGAGAACACGCCAACGTAACAGTGACATGGAGTATGCCACCAAAATCTCACCGCAAAAAGAATCCTGGTCCTGATGTTAGCAATCGACAGAACCAACATTTCTGGGAACTGGCCGGCTGGTCATTGTGTTCACGTTCATGCGGTGGAGGAACGCAGACTCAGGTGTGGTATTGCCGTGACCGTCAAACTGGTCACGTTGTTCGACGTAAGCATTGTAACAATCTGAGCGAACCGGAAATTCTGACACGACTTTGCAACACGTTCAG CTGCGATTTCCGATGGGTAACTGGACCCTGGGAAGGATGTTCGCAAATGTGTGGAACTGATGGCGTACAGATGCGTATGATTTACTGCGTCCGCACCGCCATGGTCACTTCATCGCAAAGCAATAACACAGCAGCAGCCATTTCAAAGCCAGAACTAGAAAAGAATGTTTTGATTGACGAACATCTCAGCGAATTAAGCGGTCCTGTCAATGAAGCTCGAAGACTTCCGGAGGTCACAGACGATGACATTAGTTCCACATCGGATAGCCTTCTCCATCCTACCGTTGATGCCTGGAAAGCGACCATCAAAGATAACAAG AAAAAATTGGctattgaaaatgaaatcctTCATTGGAATCCGAATGCTATTACAGACCCGGCTCTATGCAAAGATAAGCCACCGAGTGAAACTCAGCCTTGTTCCAGGATTCCATGCAATGGGACGTGGATAGAGAAAAATTGGACAAAG TGCTCGACTACGTGTGGAATTGGTCGTCAAGAAATGCAATTCATTTGCATGTCATCCAAGAGcaaatcgaaaaaagaaatgggaggCATTTCGGCCTTTCATGAAGAGGCAGCTTTTGTTGAACAAGCCATCGATTACGAAGAAGACTTCCACGAAGGAGCTGCCTATGGTTTCAATAAACGTCAAGCAGAGGGGAAGGGCAACAACAAGTGGAAGAATTTTTTATGCGGACCTAGGCCCACATTAGTCCGTTCGTGCGTGAATCAAGAATGTCCATTGGCTCTTCCGCCGAATGACCAGGACACGGAGAAATGTAAAGATCTGTCCAGGCATTGCAATCTGCCCGTGTTGCAACGTTATTGCGCATTAACTTCGTTCCAGACGTCCTGCTGTCATTCTTGTTCCAATTACTTAtctaaataa
- the LOC116916027 gene encoding A disintegrin and metalloproteinase with thrombospondin motifs 16 isoform X1 has protein sequence MICFYKTSIVLFIAVLVIQQKMVQSAEKFPVQAFLVRGETKIPWRWGTHQTISNSYQHRRKRNSEHPTSQESIRISLDALPNAVWNLNLRRKSHPVTPNTIVEWVAENGERTLTRGIDTENCWYTGAVENETDSVVSLGICQGLSGFIRTNNQTMLLEPVQGNPGHPNLTHVIYPWTLANNSGQIVLQNDQDFGIGRRHKRSLISNQVDYDEEGNEVIDTIRFEEMEEYSQSVDEEIDEENELSNSIDDDVVISDVYSEIEDYDVHLSPVVTEAKSLEEAEESPLSNRTTLEPENTIDIDGFSVDKLWEGESQAVKRKKPVAKSTLGEDSAKFLELALAVDHTVIKFHGKQRVQQYVLTLLNIVSAIYEDTSLEANLRLVVSRLIFYEDRKQGQVREGNSKRSLENVNAWNAGLLRNAASEWPHDIAVWLTRYDLGGPSGYAPVAGVCDPDRSCSLNRDEGLTSAFIIAHEVGHVLGFSHDGDVSAGNDCHDEALQGSVMAPMVAATFSRFHWSRCTHWEYHFKQHNWKCLKNQPSVNTNATIVQSAIQYSYSLDEQCRMEFGEGYFLCRSFALSDPCTHLWCGHKSSPQLCKTKKGPPLEGTPCGQDKWCIKGFCEAIGKRKKVVGPVVKNPRDGNWSVWSDWNTCSRTCGVGVRFRTRKCNNPTPANGGKNCQGKSEDSELCNTNPCSEWTDFRGEQCATIPLLFSTNESLFSMTWLPWEVNNQSALCRLTCVARETGDIFESPENVVDGTACSYERSNGICIQGQCQIMGCDRRLGSPAVENECGVCQGKPGDCTVASRHYSGAPRLPHRRVVVIPRGARNIRIKEEPNSSNRLAIKARNSQSWILNGTFPITEDVATFYVIAAGTRFTYNSVFGLETMRARGPLLSDLTLMIVPGPVREHANVTVTWSMPPKSHRKKNPGPDVSNRQNQHFWELAGWSLCSRSCGGGTQTQVWYCRDRQTGHVVRRKHCNNLSEPEILTRLCNTFSCDFRWVTGPWEGCSQMCGTDGVQMRMIYCVRTAMVTSSQSNNTAAAISKPELEKNVLIDEHLSELSGPVNEARRLPEVTDDDISSTSDSLLHPTVDAWKATIKDNKKKLAIENEILHWNPNAITDPALCKDKPPSETQPCSRIPCNGTWIEKNWTKQCSTTCGIGRQEMQFICMSSKSKSKKEMGGISAFHEEAAFVEQAIDYEEDFHEGAAYGFNKRQAEGKGNNKWKNFLCGPRPTLVRSCVNQECPLALPPNDQDTEKCKDLSRHCNLPVLQRYCALTSFQTSCCHSCSNYLSK, from the exons atgatttgctTCTATAAAACTAGTATAGTGCTGTTTATTGCGGTGTTAGTTATTCAGCAG AAAATGGTACAGTCGGCTGAAAAATTTCCTGTTCAAGCCTTTTTAGTGCGAGGTGAAACAAAGATTCCTTGGCGATGGGGCACGCATCAGACAATATCCAATAGCTATCAACATCGACGTAAAAGAAATTCGGAACATCCGACTAGTCAGGAATCCATACGGATATCTCTTGATGCATTGCCCAACGCTGTTTGGAATCTGAATTTACGACGTAAGAGCCACCCCGTTACGCCCAACACGATTGTCGAATGGGTGGCGGAAAACGGAGAACGCACCCTCACGCGTGGTATCGATACCGAAAATTGCTG GTATACGGGTGCAGTAGAGAATGAAACCGATTCCGTCGTCTCGTTGGGTATCTGCCAAGGACTATCAGGATTTATACGCACCAATAACCAAACTATGCTGCTGGAACCCGTTCAGGGCAATCCAGGCCATCCGAATCTAACTCATGTCATTTACCCATGGACGCTTGCCAATAATTCAGGCCAAATTGTGTTGCAAAACGATCAGGATTTTGGTATCGGTCGTAGACACAAACGAAGTCTCATTTCAAATCAAGTCGACTACGACGAAGAAGGCAATGAAGTCATCGATACCATCCGTTtcgaagaaatggaagaataCAGTCAGAGTGTCGATGAAGAAAtcgacgaagaaaatgaactGAGCAATTCGATTGACGATGATGTTGTGATCTCTGACGTGTATTCGGAAATCGAGGATTATGACGTTCACCTGTCACCAGTGGTGACGGAAGCAAAATCACTGGAAGAGGCCGAAGAAAGCCCTTTAAGTAATCGTACGACTTTGGAACCTGAAAACACAATCGATATTGATGGGTTTTCGGTCGACAAGTTGTGGGAag GTGAATCACAAGCTGTCAAACGGAAAAAACCAGTAGCAAAATCAACTTTGGGTGAGGATTCGGCCAAGTTTCTGGAATTAGCATTGGCTGTCGATCACACGGTCATAAAATTTCATGGCAAACAAAGAGTTCAGCAATATGTTTTGACACTTTTGAATATC GTCAGCGCAATTTATGAAGATACTTCACTAGAAGCAAATCTGCGTCTTGTTGTATCGCGGTTAATCTTTTATGAAGACAGGAAACAAGGCCAG GTTCGAGAGGGAAATTCCAAACGATCATTAGAGAACGTGAACGCTTGGAATGCTGGGCTTCTGAGAAACGCTGCTTCTGAATGGCCTCACGATATAGCTGTCTGGCTTACCCGTTATGATTTGGGTGGACCTTCAGGCTATGCTCCTGTTGCAGGAGTTTGTGATCCAGATCGTAGCTGCTCTCTCAA tCGAGACGAAGGTCTCACGTCGGCCTTCATTATTGCTCACGAAGTGGGACACGT ATTAGGCTTTTCTCATGACGGAGACGTATCAGCTGGGAATGATTGTCACGATGAAGCACTTCAAGGCTCCGTTATGGCACCTATGGTTGCAGCGACTTTCAGTCGTTTTCATTGGTCACGTTGCACTCATTGGGAATACCACTTTAAACAACA CAATTGGAAGTGTTTGAAAAATCAACCCAGCGTAAATACCAACGCAACGATTGTCCAATCTGCCATCCAGTACAGTTACAGTTTAGACGAACAATGTCGTATGGAATTTGGTGAAGG GTATTTTCTGTGCCGATCTTTTGCTTTGAGCGATCCGTGCACTCATCTTTGGTGTGGTCACAAGTCGAGCCCTCAGTTGTGCAAAACTAAGAAAGGACCACCACTTGAGGGCACTCCTTGTGGACAGGATAAG TGGTGCATTAAAGGCTTTTGCGAGGCGATCGGCAAGcgaaaaaaagttgttggTCCTGTCGTTAAAAATCCCCGAGACGGCAATTGGAGCGTATGGTCCGATTGGAACACTTGCTCACGAACCTGCGGTGTGGGCGTCCGTTTCCGCACACGTAAATGCAATAATCCCAC ACCTGCGAATGGAGGCAAAAATTGTCAAGGAAAGAGCGAAGATTCGGAACTGTGCAACACAAATCCGTGCTCCGAATGGACAGATTTCAGAGGCGAGCAATGTGCTACAATTCcattattattttctacaaACGAGTCTCTTTTTTCTATGACTTGGCTTCCATGGGAAGTAAACAATC AATCCGCTCTTTGTCGTTTGACGTGCGTTGCACGGGAAACGGGAGATATTTTCGAATCTCCGGAGAATGTCGTTGATGGTACGGCTTGCTCTTATGAACGATCTAACGGCATTTGTATACAG ggCCAATGTCAAATAATGGGCTGCGATAGACGGCTTGGCTCTCCAGCCGTGGAAAATGAGTGTGGCGTGTGTCAAGGCAAACCGGGCGATTGTACAGTAGCCAGTAGACATTACAGTGGGGCTCCACGTCTTC CTCATCGAAGGGTAGTGGTGATTCCGCGAGGAGCGAGAAATATCCGCATCAAAGAAGAGCCCAATAGTTCTAATAGACTAGCCATTAAAGCCCGTAACTCACAGAGCTGGATCTTGAATggaaccttcccaatcacggaAGATGTTGCTACATTTTACGTAATCGCCGCAGGTACTCGTTTTACATACAATTCAGTCTTTGGATTGGAAACGATGCGAGCGAGAGGACCACTTCTATCAGACCTCACGCTTATG ATCGTTCCGGGACCTGTACGAGAACACGCCAACGTAACAGTGACATGGAGTATGCCACCAAAATCTCACCGCAAAAAGAATCCTGGTCCTGATGTTAGCAATCGACAGAACCAACATTTCTGGGAACTGGCCGGCTGGTCATTGTGTTCACGTTCATGCGGTGGAGGAACGCAGACTCAGGTGTGGTATTGCCGTGACCGTCAAACTGGTCACGTTGTTCGACGTAAGCATTGTAACAATCTGAGCGAACCGGAAATTCTGACACGACTTTGCAACACGTTCAG CTGCGATTTCCGATGGGTAACTGGACCCTGGGAAGGATGTTCGCAAATGTGTGGAACTGATGGCGTACAGATGCGTATGATTTACTGCGTCCGCACCGCCATGGTCACTTCATCGCAAAGCAATAACACAGCAGCAGCCATTTCAAAGCCAGAACTAGAAAAGAATGTTTTGATTGACGAACATCTCAGCGAATTAAGCGGTCCTGTCAATGAAGCTCGAAGACTTCCGGAGGTCACAGACGATGACATTAGTTCCACATCGGATAGCCTTCTCCATCCTACCGTTGATGCCTGGAAAGCGACCATCAAAGATAACAAG AAAAAATTGGctattgaaaatgaaatcctTCATTGGAATCCGAATGCTATTACAGACCCGGCTCTATGCAAAGATAAGCCACCGAGTGAAACTCAGCCTTGTTCCAGGATTCCATGCAATGGGACGTGGATAGAGAAAAATTGGACAAAG CAGTGCTCGACTACGTGTGGAATTGGTCGTCAAGAAATGCAATTCATTTGCATGTCATCCAAGAGcaaatcgaaaaaagaaatgggaggCATTTCGGCCTTTCATGAAGAGGCAGCTTTTGTTGAACAAGCCATCGATTACGAAGAAGACTTCCACGAAGGAGCTGCCTATGGTTTCAATAAACGTCAAGCAGAGGGGAAGGGCAACAACAAGTGGAAGAATTTTTTATGCGGACCTAGGCCCACATTAGTCCGTTCGTGCGTGAATCAAGAATGTCCATTGGCTCTTCCGCCGAATGACCAGGACACGGAGAAATGTAAAGATCTGTCCAGGCATTGCAATCTGCCCGTGTTGCAACGTTATTGCGCATTAACTTCGTTCCAGACGTCCTGCTGTCATTCTTGTTCCAATTACTTAtctaaataa